The Pyrobaculum sp. 3827-6 genome has a segment encoding these proteins:
- a CDS encoding deoxyhypusine synthase — MREVVELYRRIGGFQALHVAEAYDILKEAVEKADLRFLSFTGNLAATGLREVFAEAIGRGLFHAVVTTAGALDHDIAKSMGAAYTPGSFDLDDVELSTRGYHRLGNVVIRKEEYGPLVEKFILQRCDKLWGRSLATYELAEILGADMPESSILGAAARAGVKIFVPGIVDGAVGTALLTCNDIARTRKGASRVFIDVLKDEEELRELVYRAEKLAALIVGGGISKHHVIWWAQFRGGLDYAVYVTTAVEYDGSLSGARPREAISWGKIKPTAKSVYIYADATLVLPILLKSI; from the coding sequence ATGAGGGAGGTCGTAGAGCTCTACAGGAGGATAGGGGGTTTCCAAGCTCTCCACGTCGCCGAGGCCTACGACATATTAAAAGAGGCTGTGGAGAAGGCCGACCTCCGGTTCCTGTCGTTTACGGGTAATCTAGCGGCCACGGGGCTGAGAGAGGTCTTCGCAGAGGCAATAGGCAGAGGGCTGTTCCACGCCGTGGTGACCACGGCGGGGGCTCTAGACCACGACATAGCCAAAAGCATGGGGGCCGCCTATACGCCCGGCTCCTTTGACCTAGACGACGTGGAGCTCTCCACAAGGGGGTACCACCGCCTGGGCAACGTGGTGATTAGGAAAGAGGAGTACGGCCCCCTTGTGGAGAAGTTTATACTACAGCGATGCGACAAGCTGTGGGGGAGGTCGCTGGCTACGTACGAACTCGCGGAGATCCTCGGCGCCGACATGCCCGAGAGCTCTATCCTCGGCGCCGCGGCGCGGGCAGGCGTCAAGATCTTCGTCCCCGGCATAGTCGACGGGGCCGTGGGCACCGCCCTGTTGACCTGTAACGACATCGCCAGGACTAGGAAAGGCGCCTCCAGAGTGTTTATAGACGTGTTAAAAGACGAGGAGGAGCTCAGAGAGTTGGTGTACAGAGCCGAGAAACTCGCCGCGCTCATTGTAGGCGGCGGCATTAGTAAACACCACGTGATATGGTGGGCCCAGTTCAGAGGCGGCCTTGACTACGCGGTGTACGTCACCACCGCCGTTGAGTACGACGGCTCCCTCAGCGGGGCGAGGCCGAGGGAGGCCATTAGCTGGGGCAAGATAAAGCCCACCGCTAAGTCCGTGTACATATATGCAGACGCCACGCTGGTTCTCCCAATACTTCTCAAATCCATCTAG
- a CDS encoding UDP-N-acetylglucosamine--dolichyl-phosphate N-acetylglucosaminephosphotransferase — protein MIAEVLPALLAFSTGAVFGWWWVGFQKRRGITSRDVYKGVEGVPRAGGLIALVAAAAGYAAATPVNTQAAAVLLISLIVGLLGFLDDLRGVSEYVRVLVPVVLALALGRAVDVVRLTIPMVGLFYGATGWLAVLALPIMTNAFNMLDPVNGYLPAANVVIGLALLATAAVKGQAEASLLLAIHTAASAALYLYNRYPAKTFNGNVGSYFLGASISTIAVLYDLVAYLILAGLPFVVNGALIIFSSGGIKGREKIQRPTILEGGLVRQDCGSPILTLVRLAVAERPMSEYQIFKALTLITAATSGLTVLLVVALRLLSLPI, from the coding sequence ATGATCGCCGAGGTGTTGCCCGCCCTCCTCGCCTTCTCTACAGGAGCCGTCTTTGGCTGGTGGTGGGTCGGCTTCCAGAAGAGGCGAGGGATAACCTCCCGCGACGTCTACAAAGGCGTGGAGGGGGTGCCGAGGGCCGGCGGCCTCATAGCGCTGGTAGCCGCCGCCGCCGGCTACGCCGCGGCCACCCCCGTCAACACACAAGCCGCCGCGGTCCTGCTGATATCTCTCATAGTGGGCCTGCTGGGCTTTCTAGACGACTTGAGGGGGGTCAGCGAGTATGTACGGGTGCTGGTGCCGGTGGTCCTGGCGCTGGCGCTGGGGAGGGCCGTGGACGTCGTGAGGCTGACGATTCCCATGGTGGGCCTCTTCTACGGAGCCACGGGTTGGCTCGCGGTCTTGGCTCTGCCCATTATGACCAACGCCTTCAACATGCTGGACCCGGTCAACGGCTACCTCCCAGCCGCCAACGTAGTCATAGGCCTCGCGCTTCTAGCAACGGCGGCCGTGAAGGGGCAAGCCGAGGCGTCCCTCCTCCTGGCGATACACACGGCGGCGTCCGCGGCGCTGTACCTCTACAACCGCTACCCAGCCAAGACCTTCAACGGCAATGTGGGGAGCTACTTCCTAGGCGCCAGCATCTCCACCATAGCCGTGCTATACGACCTCGTGGCCTATTTAATACTGGCGGGACTCCCCTTCGTGGTGAACGGGGCCCTCATAATATTCTCGTCAGGGGGGATAAAGGGACGTGAAAAAATCCAGAGGCCCACCATCCTGGAGGGCGGGCTGGTGAGGCAGGACTGCGGCTCCCCCATTCTCACCCTGGTTAGGCTAGCCGTGGCCGAGAGACCCATGTCGGAGTACCAAATCTTCAAAGCCCTTACCCTCATCACGGCGGCCACCTCGGGGCTGACCGTACTGCTAGTCGTCGCGCTACGCCTGCTTTCTCTGCCGATATGA
- a CDS encoding 30S ribosomal protein S15, translated as MPHRSRDKRGRSGSVRPARPTVPNWIQYTPEEVEQLAVELARRGFKPSQIGIILRDQYGIPLVKPITGKKLTRILEERGVKQELPEDLLNLVRRALRIRKHLEEHPKDSASRRGLQLVESKIHRLVKYYKRVGKLPRDFVYNPQELSHLAT; from the coding sequence GTGCCTCACCGATCGCGCGACAAGAGGGGGAGGTCTGGCTCTGTCAGGCCGGCGCGTCCAACTGTCCCCAACTGGATTCAGTACACCCCCGAGGAGGTGGAGCAGCTAGCAGTGGAGCTGGCCCGGCGCGGCTTCAAGCCGTCGCAGATAGGCATAATACTGAGGGATCAGTACGGGATCCCCCTGGTGAAGCCGATTACTGGCAAGAAGCTGACGAGAATTCTAGAGGAGCGCGGCGTCAAGCAGGAGCTTCCCGAGGACTTGCTTAACCTCGTGAGGCGGGCTTTGAGAATTAGGAAACATCTAGAGGAGCACCCGAAGGACTCAGCGTCGAGGAGGGGTCTCCAGCTCGTCGAGTCGAAGATACACCGCCTCGTTAAGTATTACAAGAGGGTGGGCAAGCTACCGCGGGACTTTGTGTACAACCCGCAGGAGCTCTCCCACCTAGCAACTTAA
- a CDS encoding class I SAM-dependent methyltransferase — protein sequence MYDVPFVATPEVVVRRMLQLARVQPGEVVYDLGSGDGRIVIIAAKEFGARSYGVEIRKDLYEQSMARIKDMGLADRATIINASFYDVPLTDADVVTMYLLTSVNERLKPKLEKELRPAARVVTHDFEVPGWRPVVVEEVYEDWRSHKLYLYKIPGREIPLPGKAVTVEDRWLRQVAELIDGSRSLEEIAGKLGVPIRRVREAVEQLSKIGAVEEVKIIK from the coding sequence ATGTACGACGTGCCTTTCGTCGCAACTCCCGAAGTCGTCGTGAGGAGGATGCTACAGCTAGCCCGGGTCCAGCCCGGCGAGGTGGTCTACGACTTGGGGTCCGGAGACGGGAGGATTGTCATCATCGCCGCGAAGGAATTCGGCGCGAGGTCCTACGGAGTAGAGATAAGGAAAGACCTCTACGAGCAGTCAATGGCGCGGATAAAAGACATGGGGCTCGCCGACAGGGCCACTATAATAAACGCCAGCTTCTACGACGTGCCGCTTACAGACGCAGACGTGGTGACCATGTACCTACTCACAAGCGTAAACGAGAGACTCAAGCCGAAGCTGGAAAAAGAGCTTCGGCCGGCGGCCCGCGTCGTGACCCACGACTTCGAGGTCCCCGGCTGGAGGCCGGTCGTGGTCGAGGAGGTTTACGAAGACTGGAGAAGCCACAAGCTGTACCTCTACAAGATACCCGGCAGGGAGATCCCCCTGCCCGGCAAGGCAGTCACGGTTGAGGACAGGTGGCTTAGACAAGTCGCCGAGCTAATCGACGGCAGCAGGTCGCTGGAGGAGATAGCCGGGAAGCTGGGGGTCCCTATTAGGAGGGTTAGGGAGGCTGTAGAGCAGTTAAGCAAAATCGGCGCCGTCGAGGAGGTGAAAATCATTAAATGA